A window from Candidatus Acidiferrales bacterium encodes these proteins:
- the rpmB gene encoding 50S ribosomal protein L28 has protein sequence MAQRCEVCGKGPQVGNRISHAHNVTSRRWNVNLKRLRVVVGGSRRRMRVCAACIRAGRVTKA, from the coding sequence ATGGCTCAGAGGTGTGAGGTCTGCGGCAAAGGGCCGCAGGTGGGCAACCGCATCAGCCACGCCCATAACGTGACGTCGCGACGCTGGAACGTCAATCTGAAACGCTTGCGCGTGGTGGTGGGCGGCAGCCGCCGGCGCATGCGCGTTTGCGCGGCTTGCATTCGTGCCGGCCGCGTGACCAAGGCATGA
- a CDS encoding SurA N-terminal domain-containing protein: MKLRNPPISFRSPAVRSVTVAGLALLVLPPLFLGGCNRGGTPSTEAWAVVNGKEIKRAEVEKYFRSRGLQQGGETPSSEEALSLKLNILEELINNQILFARASRLGLIATDGEVEDKFTELKSPYTEEEFQRRLKEQGTAVEDLKQDVRRGLTTQKLINKEIIAKITISDADIQSFYDSNRALFNRAEAQYRVANILVTPHGEAQIRNRKGDDAKSEAAARQKLRMLEERLGNGEDFTRLAEDYSEDPISATTGGDMGYIAASGLERAAPALKQTILALRVGETSRVISTRDGYRILKLLAREPAGQRDLADPVVQSSIRENLRNRKVQLLLDAYLKQLRSEAKTTNYLAQQILESAGKLPAQAAPTGATQQK; this comes from the coding sequence ATGAAGTTGAGGAATCCACCCATTAGCTTTCGCAGCCCCGCTGTTCGTAGCGTCACTGTTGCGGGGCTCGCTCTGCTCGTGCTGCCTCCTCTGTTTCTTGGCGGCTGCAACCGGGGCGGCACCCCTTCCACGGAAGCGTGGGCGGTGGTGAACGGCAAAGAGATCAAGCGGGCCGAGGTGGAGAAATACTTTCGCAGCCGCGGGCTGCAGCAGGGCGGCGAAACTCCTTCGAGCGAAGAAGCCCTCAGCCTGAAGCTCAATATCCTCGAGGAACTCATCAACAACCAGATTCTCTTCGCTCGCGCCTCCCGGCTCGGGCTCATCGCCACCGATGGCGAAGTCGAGGACAAGTTCACCGAACTCAAAAGCCCGTACACCGAGGAAGAATTTCAAAGGCGGCTCAAAGAACAGGGCACCGCCGTGGAGGATTTGAAACAGGACGTGCGCCGCGGTTTGACGACGCAAAAACTCATCAACAAAGAAATCATCGCCAAGATCACAATCAGCGACGCCGACATCCAGAGCTTCTACGACTCGAACCGCGCGCTCTTTAACCGGGCCGAGGCGCAGTACCGGGTGGCCAACATCCTGGTCACACCCCACGGCGAAGCTCAGATCCGCAATCGCAAGGGCGATGACGCCAAGTCAGAGGCGGCGGCGCGCCAGAAGTTGCGCATGCTCGAGGAGCGACTCGGCAATGGTGAGGATTTTACCCGCCTGGCAGAAGACTATTCCGAAGACCCGATCAGCGCGACGACGGGCGGCGACATGGGCTACATCGCTGCCTCAGGACTGGAGCGCGCTGCGCCGGCGCTCAAACAGACGATCCTGGCTTTGCGAGTCGGCGAGACCAGCCGCGTGATCTCGACGCGCGACGGTTACCGCATCTTGAAGTTGCTGGCCCGCGAACCGGCCGGCCAGCGCGATCTCGCCGACCCGGTGGTCCAAAGTTCCATCCGGGAAAACCTGCGCAACCGCAAGGTGCAATTGCTGCTCGACGCCTACCTGAAACAACTCCGCAGCGAAGCCAAAACGACCAACTACCTCGCCCAGCAAATCCTCGAATCCGCCGGCAAACTGCCCGCCCAAGCTGCGCCCACTGGCGCAACTCAGCAAAAGTAG
- a CDS encoding biotin/lipoyl-containing protein, which translates to MKREVQIGERTHLVELLTDASGSSGHVDGAALAADFAEIRPGLYSVLWEGRSYEVRVEPAAAPEGLRVHVGGAQSGGFGSGAYEFVVRVHDPRRLRRREAGGFETAGRQQVAAPMPGRVVRVLVQEGDSVEAGQGLLVVEAMKMQNEIHSPKKGTVEKIFATAGLAVNVGETLVIVA; encoded by the coding sequence ATGAAGCGCGAAGTCCAAATTGGCGAGCGAACTCATCTGGTCGAGCTGTTGACCGATGCTTCGGGGTCATCCGGCCATGTGGACGGCGCCGCGCTGGCAGCCGACTTTGCCGAAATCCGTCCCGGTCTTTATTCGGTTCTCTGGGAAGGGCGATCCTATGAAGTTCGCGTCGAACCCGCCGCCGCGCCTGAGGGCCTTCGCGTCCACGTCGGCGGGGCCCAATCGGGCGGGTTCGGTTCGGGGGCGTACGAATTCGTCGTCCGGGTGCACGACCCGCGCCGGCTGCGGCGCAGGGAGGCGGGCGGATTTGAGACAGCCGGTCGCCAACAGGTCGCGGCGCCGATGCCGGGCCGGGTGGTGCGTGTGCTCGTTCAAGAAGGCGATTCGGTCGAGGCCGGTCAGGGCCTTCTCGTCGTCGAGGCCATGAAGATGCAGAATGAAATCCATTCGCCCAAGAAGGGCACGGTCGAAAAGATTTTCGCTACCGCTGGCTTGGCCGTAAACGTCGGCGAAACGCTGGTCATCGTGGCGTAA